One Halostagnicola kamekurae DNA segment encodes these proteins:
- the hemL gene encoding glutamate-1-semialdehyde 2,1-aminomutase, with amino-acid sequence MNDEHSRALYDRALSVMPGGVNSAVRAAIEPYPFFVQKGDGGHVIDADGNRYVDWVLGLGPLLLGHDLPEQVRAEVQRTASEGPMYGAPTEIEVDLAEFVVRHVPSVEKIRFVNSGTEATTSAVRLARGHTGRNKIVVMQGGYHGAQETTLVEGDADDPKPSSAGIPQSFAEHTIPVPFNDEDAMRAAFEEHGDDIAAVLTEPILGNYGIVYPEEGYHEFLREITDEHGSLLIFDEVITGFRVGGLGCAQSKFGVTPDLTTFGKIVGGGFPVGAIGGKAEIMEGFTPAGDVFQAGTFSGHPVTMAAGLETLKFAAENDVYDHVNGLGDRLRRGLTDIVADQAPNYTVTGTDSMFKVIFTREGPAPSSLEEQCPAGCRQDPTCPRYDYSPKNAADVKNADTDRWRRIFWGEMKEQGVFLSQNQFECQFVSYAHTEADVEETLEAYKEAL; translated from the coding sequence ATGAACGACGAGCACTCGCGTGCGCTCTACGACAGAGCGCTGTCGGTGATGCCCGGCGGCGTGAATTCTGCAGTTCGTGCGGCGATCGAACCGTATCCGTTCTTCGTCCAGAAAGGCGACGGCGGCCACGTCATCGACGCGGACGGCAACCGCTACGTCGACTGGGTGCTGGGGCTCGGCCCGCTCTTGCTCGGGCACGACCTGCCCGAACAGGTACGGGCCGAGGTTCAGCGGACCGCGAGCGAGGGACCGATGTACGGCGCGCCGACCGAAATCGAGGTCGACCTCGCCGAGTTCGTCGTCCGCCACGTTCCAAGCGTCGAGAAGATCAGGTTCGTCAACTCTGGCACGGAGGCGACGACGTCGGCGGTCCGACTGGCTCGAGGCCACACCGGCCGGAACAAGATCGTCGTCATGCAGGGCGGCTATCACGGCGCACAGGAGACGACGCTGGTCGAGGGCGACGCCGACGATCCGAAGCCGTCCTCCGCCGGGATTCCCCAGTCGTTCGCCGAGCACACGATTCCGGTGCCATTCAACGACGAGGACGCCATGCGGGCGGCCTTCGAGGAACACGGCGACGACATCGCGGCCGTCCTCACCGAACCCATCCTCGGAAACTACGGCATCGTCTACCCCGAGGAGGGATACCACGAGTTCCTCCGAGAAATCACCGACGAGCACGGGTCGCTGTTGATCTTCGACGAGGTGATCACCGGCTTCCGCGTCGGCGGGCTGGGCTGTGCCCAGAGCAAATTCGGCGTCACGCCCGATCTGACGACGTTCGGAAAGATCGTCGGCGGGGGCTTCCCCGTCGGCGCGATCGGCGGCAAAGCGGAGATCATGGAGGGCTTTACGCCCGCCGGCGACGTCTTCCAGGCCGGAACCTTCTCGGGTCACCCCGTCACGATGGCCGCCGGCCTCGAGACCCTCAAATTCGCCGCGGAAAACGACGTCTACGACCACGTCAACGGCCTCGGCGACCGACTCCGACGCGGACTGACCGACATCGTCGCCGATCAGGCGCCGAACTACACCGTCACCGGGACCGACAGCATGTTCAAAGTGATCTTCACGCGAGAGGGCCCGGCCCCGAGTTCGCTCGAGGAGCAGTGTCCCGCCGGGTGTCGGCAGGACCCGACCTGTCCGCGCTACGATTACTCGCCGAAGAACGCAGCAGACGTGAAAAACGCCGACACCGACCGCTGGCGGCGGATCTTCTGGGGCGAGATGAAAGAACAGGGCGTCTTCCTCAGTCAGAATCAGTTCGAATGTCAGTTCGTCAGCTACGCCCACACCGAAGCAGACGTCGAGGAGACGCTCGAGGCGTACAAAGAAGCGCTATAG
- a CDS encoding group I truncated hemoglobin: MPERTLYERLGGEDAIAAVVDEFYDRVMADELVAGYFDDVDMQKQRAHQAQFISSVAGGPVEYSGGEMAAVHDDMGITPPEFQAIATHLDDALRTFDVDEDDRQAVLEEIASYEDAVVTAAD, translated from the coding sequence ATGCCCGAACGCACGCTCTACGAACGTCTCGGTGGCGAAGACGCGATTGCAGCCGTCGTCGACGAGTTCTACGACCGCGTCATGGCGGACGAACTGGTCGCGGGGTACTTCGACGATGTCGATATGCAGAAACAGCGCGCACATCAGGCACAGTTCATCAGTTCGGTCGCCGGCGGCCCGGTCGAGTACTCCGGCGGGGAGATGGCGGCCGTCCACGACGACATGGGGATCACCCCCCCGGAGTTCCAGGCGATCGCGACCCACCTCGACGACGCGCTTCGGACGTTCGACGTCGACGAAGACGACCGCCAGGCGGTCCTCGAGGAGATCGCGAGCTACGAAGACGCGGTCGTGACGGCCGCAGATTGA
- a CDS encoding thiamine pyrophosphate-binding protein — protein MVPKYTGADLFVDALESYGVSHVFGNPGTTELPVLNALAESDLEYVLGLHEDVAVGMAGGYASTRRYHADDDSSINPAGVVNLHIAPGLAHGLGNVYAAKMAGAPLVVTAGNHERDFRHEEPILSGDLLELTQQFCKWSEEVLDVNALPTMLRRAFRVALTPPTGPVFLGLPMDVMRAEIDPEAIEPLGPIPTAGGGDHDQIERAAALLADANDPALIVGDHVARAGEQAVDAAVDLAEAAGARVHGEIQTSEINFPTDHDQWISFVPPNEEIASKVLETDTLVFAGVSSNTTLLRHDDPLVDADTTCIHLSDAPWEVGKNQRADAAVIGDPGAVMADLADRVSSRLSEGEHETRLEHVRSVRESMDEAAESMGVDEKPDGETRAGKHELVDALEAVAPDALIVDEGVTSKYPLLTRFPFSPQQLLSNKGGGLGYGLPASVGAALAESMREESRDVIGYVGDGSYLYYPNSVYTAARYGLDLTVVVADNRNYRILKDNMQRLYGGTDEDFEYVGMDFEPAVDLVQSAESHGAHARLVETPDEIESAISEALAHDGPDVLDVLVHD, from the coding sequence ATGGTACCAAAGTACACTGGTGCTGATCTGTTCGTGGATGCCCTCGAGTCCTACGGCGTCTCGCACGTGTTCGGCAATCCGGGAACGACCGAACTCCCCGTGTTGAACGCGCTGGCCGAGAGCGACCTCGAGTACGTACTGGGGCTGCACGAGGACGTCGCGGTGGGGATGGCGGGAGGCTACGCGAGTACGCGACGCTACCACGCGGACGACGATTCGTCGATCAATCCCGCCGGGGTCGTAAACCTCCACATCGCACCCGGACTCGCACACGGGCTGGGGAACGTCTACGCCGCGAAGATGGCCGGGGCCCCGCTCGTGGTCACCGCCGGCAACCACGAACGCGACTTTCGACACGAAGAACCGATCCTCTCCGGTGACCTGCTCGAGTTGACCCAGCAGTTCTGCAAGTGGTCCGAGGAAGTACTCGACGTGAACGCCCTGCCGACGATGCTCCGTCGGGCGTTTCGCGTCGCGCTGACGCCGCCCACCGGCCCCGTCTTCCTCGGCCTCCCGATGGACGTGATGCGCGCCGAAATCGATCCGGAGGCGATCGAGCCGCTCGGGCCGATACCGACCGCAGGCGGCGGCGATCACGACCAGATAGAGCGCGCAGCGGCCCTGCTCGCGGACGCGAACGATCCCGCATTGATCGTCGGCGACCACGTCGCTCGAGCGGGCGAGCAGGCCGTCGACGCGGCCGTCGACCTCGCGGAGGCGGCGGGCGCGCGGGTCCACGGCGAGATACAGACCAGCGAGATCAACTTCCCGACCGACCACGACCAGTGGATTTCGTTCGTCCCGCCGAACGAAGAAATCGCGTCGAAAGTGCTCGAGACGGATACGCTCGTCTTCGCCGGCGTATCGTCGAACACGACGCTACTGCGTCACGACGACCCGCTGGTCGACGCGGACACGACCTGCATCCACCTGAGCGACGCCCCCTGGGAAGTCGGAAAGAACCAGCGCGCCGACGCGGCCGTGATCGGCGATCCCGGTGCCGTCATGGCCGACCTCGCGGATCGCGTCTCGAGTCGTCTCTCCGAAGGTGAACACGAAACGCGCCTCGAGCACGTCCGTTCGGTACGCGAATCGATGGACGAGGCCGCAGAGTCGATGGGCGTCGACGAGAAGCCAGACGGCGAAACCAGGGCGGGAAAACACGAACTCGTCGACGCGCTCGAGGCCGTCGCCCCGGACGCGTTGATCGTCGACGAAGGCGTGACGTCGAAGTATCCGCTGCTGACGAGGTTTCCGTTCTCGCCACAGCAGCTGCTCTCGAACAAGGGGGGTGGGCTCGGGTACGGACTTCCTGCGTCAGTCGGCGCGGCCCTGGCGGAATCGATGCGCGAGGAGTCACGAGACGTGATCGGGTACGTCGGAGACGGCTCGTACCTCTACTATCCGAACAGCGTCTACACGGCGGCTCGGTACGGGCTCGATCTGACAGTCGTCGTCGCCGACAACCGCAACTACCGGATTCTCAAGGACAACATGCAGAGACTCTACGGCGGCACCGATGAGGACTTCGAGTACGTCGGGATGGACTTCGAACCCGCCGTGGATCTCGTTCAGAGCGCAGAGAGCCACGGTGCGCACGCGCGACTCGTTGAAACGCCCGACGAGATCGAATCGGCCATTTCGGAGGCGCTGGCCCACGACGGACCCGACGTACTGGACGTGCTCGTCCACGATTAG
- a CDS encoding ketopantoate reductase family protein: MQIVVFGAGSLGSLLGAVLAREHEVTLVAREAHADAVRADGIRLEGELEAVVHPRATTDGAGLEADLAVVAVKAFDTESAAKTLATGRFDAVLSVQNGMGNEATLAESLEAPVLSGTVTYGAILREPGFVECTGVGEITLGPRDGGRSSLATAVGEAFERAGLETTVAEDMPVRRWRKLAVNAGINPITALTATENGAVLESPANAVARAATRETARTARATGVSLSNRDALEAMESVAAETRANTSSMAQDVLAGRRTEIDSISGYVVDRAAEHGLEVPTNRLLADLVRTWEREHARIALGDGRS; the protein is encoded by the coding sequence ATGCAGATCGTCGTCTTCGGGGCCGGAAGCCTCGGCAGTCTCCTCGGCGCGGTGCTCGCGCGCGAACACGAGGTCACGCTCGTCGCGCGCGAGGCCCACGCCGACGCTGTCCGCGCGGACGGGATTCGACTCGAGGGCGAACTCGAGGCCGTCGTCCACCCGCGCGCGACGACCGACGGCGCGGGGCTCGAGGCCGACCTGGCGGTGGTCGCGGTCAAAGCCTTCGACACCGAGTCGGCGGCGAAAACGTTGGCGACGGGTCGCTTCGATGCGGTGCTCTCCGTTCAGAACGGGATGGGAAACGAAGCGACGCTCGCCGAGTCGCTCGAGGCACCGGTTCTGTCGGGAACCGTGACTTACGGCGCGATACTTCGAGAGCCCGGCTTCGTCGAGTGTACGGGGGTCGGCGAGATTACCCTCGGCCCGCGCGACGGCGGCCGCTCTTCGCTCGCGACGGCGGTCGGCGAGGCGTTCGAACGAGCGGGCCTCGAGACGACAGTCGCCGAGGACATGCCGGTTCGACGCTGGCGAAAGCTCGCGGTCAACGCCGGCATCAACCCGATCACCGCGCTGACGGCGACCGAAAACGGCGCGGTGCTCGAGTCGCCGGCGAACGCCGTCGCCCGCGCCGCGACGCGCGAAACGGCCCGAACCGCTCGCGCGACCGGCGTGTCGCTCTCGAACCGGGACGCCCTCGAGGCGATGGAATCAGTGGCAGCGGAGACGCGGGCGAACACCTCCTCGATGGCACAGGACGTCCTCGCCGGGCGGCGAACGGAGATCGATTCGATCAGCGGCTACGTGGTCGACCGAGCGGCCGAACACGGGCTCGAGGTCCCGACGAATCGACTCCTCGCGGATCTCGTTCGAACGTGGGAGAGAGAACACGCGCGGATAGCGCTCGGCGACGGGCGGAGCTGA
- a CDS encoding NifU family protein, with protein sequence MSTETQNDGDDLKENVSNFLRRNFPQIQMHGGSAAIRDIDRETGEVTIALGGACSGCGISPMTIQAIKSRMVKEIPEIEKVNAHTGAGGDEMGGATPSFPGETVDDDAGESDEGPAAPF encoded by the coding sequence ATGAGCACGGAAACCCAGAACGACGGCGACGACCTCAAGGAGAACGTGTCGAACTTCCTGCGCCGGAACTTCCCCCAGATTCAGATGCACGGCGGGAGCGCGGCAATCAGGGACATCGACCGCGAAACCGGCGAAGTCACCATCGCGCTCGGGGGCGCCTGCAGCGGCTGTGGTATCTCCCCGATGACGATTCAGGCGATCAAGAGCCGAATGGTCAAGGAGATTCCCGAAATCGAGAAGGTAAACGCCCACACCGGCGCTGGCGGCGACGAGATGGGCGGCGCGACGCCGTCGTTCCCCGGCGAAACCGTCGACGACGACGCCGGCGAATCCGACGAAGGACCCGCCGCTCCGTTCTAA
- a CDS encoding PHP-associated domain-containing protein — protein sequence MNSYLPLAVDFHVHSEESYDGHEPIELILEHAADIGLDGVVITDHDEIDESIRAATLAPEYGLIGIPGVEVSTCHGHLLAIGVRERPDPGLPFMETVRRVRDLGGIAIVPHPFQRSRHGVRKRYLEDADAIEVYNSMVFTGYRNRRARTFARRRGYPKIGASDAHYLPNVGRAYTEILVEPTAEADTKADINGDELVEAILAGNTQIRGKRTPIRKSSVQYAKGAVRKSTYMLTKRAPLIPTIPASMDRS from the coding sequence ATGAACTCGTATCTCCCACTTGCGGTCGATTTTCACGTCCACTCTGAGGAGTCCTACGACGGCCACGAGCCGATCGAGCTGATCTTAGAACACGCCGCGGATATCGGCCTCGACGGCGTCGTGATCACGGACCACGACGAGATCGACGAGTCGATACGGGCGGCGACCCTCGCTCCGGAGTATGGCCTGATCGGCATTCCGGGCGTGGAAGTGTCGACCTGCCACGGTCACCTGCTCGCGATCGGCGTTCGCGAACGCCCCGATCCCGGCCTGCCGTTCATGGAGACCGTTCGTCGCGTGCGCGACCTCGGCGGTATCGCGATCGTCCCTCACCCCTTCCAGCGCTCGCGCCACGGCGTCCGCAAACGCTATCTCGAGGACGCCGACGCGATCGAAGTCTACAACTCGATGGTCTTTACCGGCTACCGAAATCGCCGCGCGCGAACGTTCGCGCGGCGGCGCGGTTACCCGAAAATCGGGGCCAGCGACGCTCACTACCTCCCGAACGTGGGGAGGGCGTACACCGAAATCCTTGTCGAACCGACCGCCGAAGCCGACACCAAAGCCGATATCAACGGCGACGAACTCGTCGAGGCGATCCTCGCAGGCAACACGCAGATCCGGGGCAAGCGCACCCCGATTCGAAAGAGCTCGGTCCAGTACGCGAAAGGCGCCGTTCGGAAGTCGACGTACATGCTCACCAAGCGAGCGCCGCTTATCCCGACGATTCCGGCGTCGATGGACCGGTCGTAA
- the hemC gene encoding hydroxymethylbilane synthase has translation MRTRGRLRLATRGSALARRQAALVAEQLEDRGYEVELVTVETTGDQIRDELIHRLGKTGAFVRELDERVLEGDLDGAIHSMKDMPTEQPPELVTAAVPERGQPGDVLVTPDGTTLEELPEGATVGTSSLRRGAQLRSKRPDLEVAPLRGNVDTRLEKLLAPALQEEHAERSEADKERKGDTGGYKPDYEDKNTDEAGDEDDDAADNRTVDEWFDDLSEIEKQALGREVETDYDAIVLAEAGLERSGLAHHVEYERLPTKTFVPAPGQGALAVTATDGETAENVHAAIDHPRSRVETTVERTVLAELGGGCIAPIGVYAVVQGEYVQTNVSVFDRDGDESVIATRELPAESHADAAAEFARDLEDRGAAALIEAARDDAEADADDQPEGK, from the coding sequence ATGAGAACACGCGGGAGATTACGATTGGCGACGCGGGGGTCCGCGCTCGCTCGGCGGCAGGCGGCCCTCGTCGCCGAGCAACTCGAGGACCGGGGCTACGAGGTCGAACTCGTCACCGTCGAGACGACGGGCGACCAGATTCGCGACGAGTTGATCCACCGGCTGGGAAAGACGGGCGCGTTCGTGCGCGAACTCGACGAGCGGGTGCTCGAGGGCGACCTCGACGGCGCGATCCACTCCATGAAAGACATGCCGACCGAACAGCCCCCAGAGCTTGTCACGGCGGCGGTTCCCGAACGCGGACAGCCGGGGGACGTTCTCGTGACCCCGGACGGAACCACACTCGAGGAGCTTCCCGAGGGGGCCACCGTGGGCACCTCGAGTCTCCGGCGAGGGGCACAACTGCGTTCGAAGCGGCCGGATCTCGAGGTCGCGCCCCTGCGAGGCAACGTCGACACGCGACTCGAGAAGCTCCTCGCGCCCGCGCTTCAGGAAGAACACGCGGAACGAAGCGAGGCCGACAAGGAGCGCAAGGGAGACACTGGCGGCTACAAGCCGGATTACGAGGACAAAAATACCGACGAAGCTGGCGACGAAGACGACGACGCGGCCGATAACCGGACCGTCGACGAGTGGTTCGACGACCTCTCGGAGATCGAAAAACAGGCCCTCGGCCGAGAGGTCGAGACGGACTACGACGCCATCGTGCTCGCGGAGGCCGGCCTCGAGCGCAGCGGGCTCGCCCACCACGTCGAGTACGAGCGGCTCCCGACGAAGACGTTCGTTCCCGCGCCGGGACAGGGCGCGCTGGCGGTGACGGCGACCGACGGGGAGACGGCCGAAAACGTTCACGCAGCGATCGACCACCCGCGGAGTCGCGTCGAGACCACCGTCGAGCGGACGGTCCTCGCGGAGCTCGGCGGCGGCTGTATCGCACCCATTGGCGTGTACGCGGTCGTACAGGGCGAGTACGTCCAGACCAATGTCTCCGTGTTCGACCGCGACGGCGACGAGTCCGTGATCGCGACGCGAGAGCTGCCCGCCGAGAGCCACGCGGACGCGGCCGCCGAGTTCGCCCGGGACCTCGAAGACCGCGGCGCGGCGGCGCTGATCGAGGCGGCTCGAGACGACGCCGAGGCCGACGCGGACGACCAGCCGGAGGGGAAGTGA
- the cobA gene encoding uroporphyrinogen-III C-methyltransferase has protein sequence MTTDANAADAETDSDARSEADSNAEPETDGGTDSNAGSSSTGETVTGTVSLVGSGPGDPELLTVKAKRLLEDADVVLHDKLPGPEIIDTLPDDRREDVGKRAGGERTPQSEINERLVELAREGKDVVRLKGGDSFVFGRGGEEAEYLAERGVPFEVVPGVTSAIAAPAVAGVPVTHRDHASSVSFVTGHEDPTKDDSAVDWDALAATGGTIVVLMGVGRLPDYTAALLEAGTAPETPVALIERGTWPGQRVATGTLETIVDVRDEEEISPPAVTVIGDVAATRETVVEFIENDYETPATGAEE, from the coding sequence ATGACGACCGACGCGAACGCGGCGGACGCGGAGACGGACTCGGATGCGAGATCAGAGGCGGACTCGAACGCGGAACCGGAGACGGACGGGGGAACCGACTCGAACGCGGGATCGAGTTCGACGGGAGAGACGGTCACCGGAACCGTCTCGCTGGTCGGGAGCGGCCCCGGCGATCCCGAACTGCTGACGGTCAAGGCAAAGCGGCTGCTCGAGGACGCCGACGTCGTCCTCCACGACAAGCTCCCCGGTCCGGAGATCATCGACACGCTCCCCGACGACCGCCGCGAGGACGTCGGTAAACGAGCTGGCGGCGAGCGAACGCCCCAGTCGGAAATCAACGAGCGCCTCGTCGAACTCGCCCGCGAGGGGAAAGACGTGGTTCGGCTCAAAGGCGGCGACTCGTTCGTGTTCGGCCGCGGCGGCGAGGAGGCCGAGTACCTCGCCGAACGCGGCGTTCCGTTCGAGGTCGTCCCCGGCGTCACCTCGGCGATCGCCGCCCCGGCCGTCGCCGGCGTTCCCGTCACCCACCGCGATCACGCCTCCTCCGTGAGTTTCGTGACCGGACACGAAGACCCCACGAAAGACGACTCGGCGGTCGACTGGGACGCGCTCGCGGCCACGGGCGGCACCATCGTCGTCCTGATGGGCGTCGGTCGGCTGCCGGATTACACAGCAGCGCTGCTCGAGGCGGGCACGGCTCCCGAAACGCCCGTCGCGCTGATCGAGCGGGGCACCTGGCCGGGCCAGCGGGTCGCGACCGGAACCCTCGAGACCATCGTCGACGTTCGCGACGAGGAGGAGATCTCCCCGCCCGCGGTGACTGTGATCGGCGACGTGGCCGCGACGCGCGAGACCGTCGTCGAGTTCATCGAAAACGACTACGAGACGCCCGCAACGGGCGCGGAGGAGTGA
- a CDS encoding DHHA1 domain-containing protein — protein MSGPVPELEDRARACATRLCEADDVLLASHIDADGLTSAAIAASALERAEIPFETVFEKQLDEEAIAAIAAREYETVLFTDFGSGQLDVIGEHEDAGAFTPVIADHHQPADRETEYHLNPLLFGINGASELSGAGASYVLARALAETAERSESPNGTVATDGGVEAESGGAAASDHTAANGPPAGGTTARSDNRDLAALAVVGAVGDMQAAGGELHGANERIVEEGVEAGVLETATDLAIYGKQTRPLPKLLEYATDVYIPGISNDSNGALRFLDGLDLELKRDGEWRRWAGLTGEEKQTVASALVKRAVSSGVPASKIDGLVGTSYVLSSEPVGTELRDASEFSTLLNATARYERADVGLGVCLGNREGALERARTLLQNHRKNLSKGIDLVTQEGVTTEEHVQWFDAGDRIRETIVGIVAGMAMGNDGIATDKPIFAFAEKTGSEGEDGEIKVSARGTHSLVRNGLDLSVVMSEAAGAVGGDGGGHDVAAGATVPAGKPPAFIERADEIVGEQLE, from the coding sequence ATGTCAGGCCCCGTTCCGGAACTCGAAGACCGCGCCCGAGCGTGTGCGACCCGGCTGTGTGAGGCCGACGACGTCCTGCTTGCCTCCCACATCGACGCCGACGGGCTCACCAGCGCGGCGATCGCCGCGAGCGCGCTCGAGCGCGCGGAGATCCCCTTCGAGACGGTGTTCGAGAAACAACTCGACGAGGAAGCGATCGCAGCCATCGCGGCAAGAGAGTACGAGACCGTCCTGTTCACCGACTTCGGGAGCGGCCAGCTCGACGTGATCGGCGAGCACGAGGACGCGGGCGCGTTCACGCCCGTCATCGCCGACCACCACCAGCCCGCGGACAGAGAGACCGAGTACCACCTCAACCCGCTCCTGTTCGGGATCAACGGGGCGTCGGAGCTATCGGGCGCGGGAGCGAGTTACGTCCTCGCGCGGGCGCTCGCGGAGACGGCCGAGCGCAGCGAATCGCCGAACGGAACCGTGGCGACCGACGGCGGAGTCGAAGCCGAATCCGGCGGGGCCGCCGCAAGCGACCACACCGCAGCGAACGGGCCGCCGGCTGGCGGGACAACGGCCCGGTCGGACAACCGCGACCTCGCCGCGCTCGCCGTCGTCGGGGCCGTCGGCGACATGCAGGCCGCCGGCGGCGAACTCCACGGGGCAAACGAGCGAATCGTCGAAGAGGGCGTCGAGGCCGGCGTCCTCGAGACCGCGACCGACCTCGCGATCTACGGCAAGCAGACCCGTCCGCTGCCGAAGCTGCTCGAGTACGCCACCGACGTCTACATCCCCGGCATCTCGAACGACTCGAACGGCGCGCTCCGATTTCTCGACGGGCTCGATCTCGAGTTGAAACGAGACGGCGAGTGGCGTCGGTGGGCCGGACTGACCGGCGAGGAGAAACAGACGGTCGCGAGCGCGCTCGTAAAGCGAGCCGTCTCGAGCGGCGTTCCGGCGTCGAAAATCGACGGGCTCGTGGGTACCTCCTACGTGCTGAGCAGCGAACCGGTCGGAACCGAACTGCGAGACGCCAGCGAGTTCTCCACGCTCTTAAACGCTACAGCGCGATACGAAAGGGCCGACGTCGGCCTAGGCGTCTGTCTCGGAAACCGCGAGGGAGCGCTCGAGCGCGCTCGAACGCTGCTTCAAAATCACCGGAAAAACCTCTCGAAGGGGATCGATCTGGTCACACAGGAGGGCGTGACGACCGAAGAACACGTCCAGTGGTTCGACGCGGGCGACCGCATTCGAGAGACCATCGTCGGCATCGTCGCGGGAATGGCGATGGGCAACGACGGCATCGCCACCGACAAACCGATCTTCGCGTTCGCCGAAAAAACGGGGAGCGAGGGCGAAGACGGCGAAATCAAAGTCTCCGCTCGAGGGACTCACAGTCTCGTCAGAAACGGGCTCGACCTCTCGGTCGTGATGAGCGAGGCCGCAGGGGCCGTCGGCGGCGACGGCGGCGGTCACGACGTCGCCGCCGGAGCGACGGTGCCGGCCGGAAAACCGCCAGCGTTCATCGAACGGGCCGACGAGATCGTCGGCGAACAACTCGAGTAA
- a CDS encoding DUF5783 family protein, with protein sequence MVDFDPEKFEDKYANYFPELQQAYKNAFSQMNDTYDSELVHAIDQQVLNESEPFYAGDGEFRVELPDDPYDRLTGVVVERERFERVLEEHVEKIESQLERIFDV encoded by the coding sequence ATGGTCGATTTCGATCCCGAGAAGTTCGAGGACAAGTACGCGAACTACTTCCCCGAACTCCAGCAGGCCTACAAGAACGCGTTCAGCCAGATGAACGACACGTACGATTCCGAGCTCGTCCACGCTATCGACCAGCAGGTGCTGAACGAAAGCGAGCCGTTCTACGCCGGCGACGGGGAGTTTCGCGTCGAACTCCCCGACGACCCCTACGATCGGCTGACGGGCGTCGTCGTCGAGCGAGAGCGGTTCGAGCGAGTTCTCGAGGAACACGTCGAGAAGATCGAATCCCAGCTCGAGCGGATATTCGACGTCTAA
- a CDS encoding uroporphyrinogen-III synthase, which yields MSKANPTVAVFRPDDDRINDAVSVLESLGVDPAPDPMLAVDPTDVAPRTDADFVVLTSKTGAELVAEAGWEPGDSSVCAIGPATADALRRVGYDVDIVPEEYTSSGLVDELTEAVDGARVEVARSDHGSDVLLAGLEAAGAYVHETILYRLVRPDGSGSTVDLAAEGDLDAVCFTSSLTVEHFLEAAQARANGGGNGELAALDGLNAAVVGVIGEPTAETAAELGVDVDVVASEATFETLARETVAELE from the coding sequence GTGTCGAAAGCGAACCCGACGGTGGCGGTCTTTCGCCCCGACGACGACCGAATCAACGACGCCGTCTCCGTGCTCGAGTCGCTGGGCGTCGACCCCGCGCCGGATCCGATGCTCGCTGTCGATCCCACCGACGTCGCCCCGCGGACTGACGCCGATTTCGTCGTCCTGACGAGCAAGACGGGCGCGGAACTCGTCGCCGAGGCCGGCTGGGAGCCGGGCGACTCGAGCGTCTGTGCGATCGGCCCGGCGACCGCGGACGCGCTCCGCAGAGTCGGCTACGACGTGGACATCGTCCCAGAGGAGTACACCTCGAGCGGACTCGTTGACGAACTCACAGAGGCGGTCGACGGAGCGCGCGTCGAAGTCGCCCGCAGCGACCACGGCAGCGACGTGTTGCTCGCCGGCCTCGAGGCCGCCGGCGCGTACGTCCACGAAACGATCCTCTACCGGCTCGTCCGCCCCGACGGCAGCGGTAGCACAGTCGATCTGGCAGCCGAGGGCGATCTCGATGCGGTCTGTTTCACCTCGTCGCTGACCGTCGAACACTTCCTCGAGGCCGCGCAGGCGCGAGCGAACGGTGGGGGGAACGGCGAGCTCGCGGCGCTCGATGGTCTGAACGCCGCCGTCGTCGGCGTCATCGGCGAGCCGACCGCGGAGACGGCGGCCGAACTCGGCGTCGACGTCGACGTCGTCGCGAGCGAAGCGACCTTCGAGACGCTGGCGCGAGAGACGGTCGCCGAACTCGAGTAG